The genomic window tttttggggggttactacatgattccatatgtgttatttcatagttttgatgtcttcactattattctataaaaacaaagaaaaacccttgaatgagtaggtgtgtccaaacttttaactggttcCCAGAAGGAAAGGCACGGAAACCATTTGAAGATAGTGTTTTTTAGGAGTTGAGTTTGTATCAAGAGGTTGAGGTTGACTTTTTGATACATCTCATCATCTCTATTTCTTTAATGCCAAGGTGTCCAAAGTGAAagacagagctgtttccagagaaaCTTCCTTTCAGACTAAAATCCTGGAACTGGAGGGtgagaagagcaggagagagaatgAGCTGAAACAGATTAAACAAAGCAATCAGTTGGTGAGTATCAGACACGATCACCTACTACATACCATAGGATGTTTCTCATATCCCTTAAAGCTAAtgataatacagtacagtactttttgatgccatagccaatcagaccattttttattttaaagaataaaaatacatacatttttccattcaATGGATTGAATCCTTTGTGTAGGCTGAGAAGAAGTTTGAGGTGCGTCAGGATCTGCAGCTCAGCCTGAACCAATCAGAGAGCCACAAGCAGAGCATTCAGAACGACGTAGACTTCCTCAAGAACTCTTACTCCACAATGTTTGATGAAGGACTACCACCGGCAACGTCTAGCTTTGGATCATCctactttttaaaatgataattactcagatatgtgtgtttgtggtgtgctATGTGTAACTTGTGTTGTTGTTGAAGTCATATGAGCCTTACTTACAATGTATGAACCTTACTTACGAATGTTTTTAATAATGTACGTGTTTTGGAAAACGAATGAGTTTGCACGTTGATTCATGTTCGAGGAAGAAGTCCATGTTTGTTTTATATATCGATCAGTAACTACTTTTTTCCATTATAAATAGAATTTCAAGAAAGTTGATGATGGATATTGTACACAGACAGAGTTTTTACTCAGGGTACTGATCCAAATTGTTTTTCTTAAGTCTTAAAGGGATAGGTCGAGATTTTGCCATAGACTTCCGCTAGTTAGCAATCGCATCACAAACAACCTttaacttccttcaaactgcatgcgGAGACAAAAATGGTATCCTTGAATTCATCTGACTCTTGGTAAGTAGAAAAAAATTGCTTAATTGACAAAATCTCGAACTATCCCTTTATTTAAGGAAGGTAAGTCTTAAGCCTGTAAATCACTCAGCGGTGCTGTGCAGGATATGCAAACCTCGGAGAGCCAGTTTCATGACCTGTTTGGGATCTCACTCTCTCCAGGGTGTTGTTCAGGGGTAGTCAGTCAACACTTTGCATAACATTTGGAGGGAAACAATCTGATTGAATGCCAACATCTGAAAACAAGGTACAGTTGCTTGAGCTGTCAGGCCTGGTTTCATCACAGGATCTCCAGATATCCAACGCAgagctaacacagtctcagtTATGTAAAAGATAAAAACAAACAATTCAACTGATAGGTTGTGAACAAACAGGATGAACTCAGAAGGACAACTAGAAAAaactcaaaccaagtttattcaaccCACTGGATGCTTCAGCTGCAAACACACTTGTACAGTGATCAAACAGgcatatatactgtatgtcaagATGAGATGTGTGTGACTTCTCAGAACTGTCCATCTGTTTTCCAAACTGCCTAGATGTTAAGCGGTCTGGTAGCGGTTCCCCTTCATCAGGTCACTTCTCCGTGATGTTTACAAGGGACCTTCTGTTCAACTTACTCAACATACTTTGCACATACTTGCTGTTCCCCTTTTCTCCACAGTAACTTTCCATATAAAAGGTTAATCTTCTCCATTCATTGACATACCATATACATTTATTAATCAGGTAACATAAGGTCAAATATAGTGACAGGAGTAAGTATATTTCAAGTTGGAACACAACAAACGAGCAGCAACGTGAACCACATGTCCACTGATACTTCCTTACTTCCCCTCTTGGCCTCTTTGTGTTTCGCTGTTGATGTGTTTATGTGAACTGGGATATTGAGTTTTAGAGGTTGTTTGGGTATACAGGCCTCCAGTCGAACTAAGGTACACTCCATAGCCTGTCCTACCAACAGGAACCTTGGCATCTCTCACAATGCTTTGTTACATAAGCTTGACTTGACAAATCTGATGACATCCAGGAACAGTTGTTACTCCCTGTGACAGCCAGAGATGGACAATGTTGTTTCCATTGGACCTAATAAACACAAATGACTGTTGTACTGTGTTTCCCCTTCACTGACCATAAGATAACCATACAACCATACATTCTATGTGAGGGTATATTAGCTGGCTGCCATGAGTTGGACCAAAGAGTGTGACAATGTGATGATGACTTCATTCTGTTTTCTTTGCCTCTAATTACAGCCAAAGACTGAAAAGGCTGTAATTTGGACATTTCAAACCTCTGTTACAGCGTTCAGAATACCCAGTGTACTGGACCACCATTGATTATGGTATGATTATGGGCTATTGGTTGAGTCAATTCCTGCCTGCATTTGTCTGGTGGTGAGCTGCTATTATGTAAACTCATCAAACCCTAgggccctcaaactcaactctggacctcgaagcgagttccactgcattttttaaATTGTTCCCCTCTCATCAGGGACTGACTTAGACCTGAGACACCAGCTGTGTGCAATGAATTATTAGGTAggacagaaaaccagcaggctccggccTCGTAGAGTAAGGGTTGAATACCCCTGCCCTGGGGTATAGGCCATAGCCTAATAATGTCAGTCAAGTTCTCTGCCTCACATGGTTAGCGacagggtcagttccatttcaattcaggaagtaaactgaaggAGGAATCTAGGATTTTTAaagctcatatatatatattttaaagctCATACACTCCGCTCAAGTGTTCAAAGACAAAACTCCTTGGTTGTCGGATGTGTGTGTACTGgtagcgaagtcaggtgcaggagagcagagatttgtgaacagccacaCACTTTATTTAGGCAAAAGTGCAAAACAGTCACAAGAATTATGTTTAACAATAAACATCTTCGTGAAAAATAACACGGAAAAAACAAGCCAGTCTGGAGCGTCAACAATacacacgtaacacaaacaatcttacacaaagacatgatggggaacagaggaataaatacatgtagattgattggggaatgaaaaccagcgTCAATACCCTCATTTCTCCCCCTGTCCAAGTCTGCTTACGTAATACTGTCAGTgatgcatctctgtctctctctctttctctttcattctTCTTTCATGCTGATGCCTGACATGTTAAGCAAATGAGAAGGTATAACACACTTTTTTTTATTacagacacaaatacacacacgtgCATGAGGGCCACTGCTGACCCAGGGGACTGGGTAATCTCACTCTCCAAGGCCGACGTGAGTAATGTTTTTAATCAGGTTGACACTCGTAAGGCCGCGGGGACGGTATTCCAGGGCGTGTTCTCAGAGCaacagctggcaggcatattcatttTCAACCTTGTatcagtctgtaatccccacatcTCTCCATCATTCCAGTTCCCAAGACCTCTAAGGCTACCTGCAACAATGACTAGCAACctatagcactcacttctgtagtctggttatggcacacatcaACTCTATCATTCCAGATGCCCTAGagtcccactccaatttgcataccgtcccaacagattCATAGACGATGCAATTTCACTCCATACTGCGCTCACCCAcctacaataccagtcaaaagtttggacacacctactcattcaagggtttttctttactttaactattttctacattgtagaataatagtgaagacatcaaaactatgtaattacacagatggaatcatgtagtaaccaaaaacgtgtcaaacatttcaaaatagattcttcaaagtagccaccttcgccttaatgacagctttgcacacttggcattctctcaaccagcatcacctggaatgcttttccaacagtcttgagggagttcccacatatgctgagcacttgttggctgcttttccttcactctgtggtccaactcatcctaaaccatctcaattgggttgaggtcgggtgattgtggaggccaggtcatctgatgcagcactccatcacaatccttcttggtcaaatagcccttacacagcctggaggtgtgttgggtcattgtcctgttgaaaaacaatggATAGTCCCACTAATCGCAAACAagatggaatggcgtatcgctgcagaatactgtggtagccatgctggttaaatgtgccttgaattctaaataaatcactgatagtgtcactagcaaagtacccccacaccatcacaccacctcctccatgcttcacggtgggaaccacacatgcagagataatctcacaaagacacggcggttggaaacaaaaattagatcaaaggacagatttccaccgggctaatgtctattgctcgtgtgttttggcccaagcaagtctcttcttcttattgttgtcctttagtagtggtttattttcagcaattcaaccataaaggcttgattcacgcagtctcctctgaacagttgatgatgagatgtgtctgttacttgaactctgtgaagcatttatttgggctgcaatctgaggtgcagttaactctaatgactttatcctctacagcagaggtaactctgggtcttcctttcctgtggcggtcctcatgagatccagtttcatcatagcacttgatggtttttgcaactgcacttgaataaactttcatAGTTCTTGATAtttccgaattgactgaccttcatgtcttcaagtaatgatagactgtcatttctctttgcttattctctttgcttattggctcccgagcagcggtctaaggcattgcattgcagtgctagaggcatcactacagaccatggtttgataccgggctgtatcacaactgcccttgatcgggagtcccatagggcggcgcacaaatggcggcgcacaattggcccagcgtcgtcagggttagggaagggtttggccagggtaggccgtcattgtaaataagaatttgttctttactgacttgcctagttaaatatggacttggtcttttaccaaatggggctatcttctgtataccacccctacattgtcacaacacaactgattgtttcaaatgtattaagaaggaaacaaattccacaaatgaacttttaacaagacaaaCCTGTTATGAAGCtagttgagggaatgccaagagtgtgcaaagctgtcaaggcaaagggtggctactttgaagaatctcaaatataaaatatatgttgatttgtttaacacttttttggttacatgattcTATACATGTTAGTTTTGAcatctccactattattctacaatgtaaaaaatagaacaaataaagaaaaacccttgaatgagtaggtgttcttaaacttttgaatggtactgtaggtAAGAGTATCTATGTGAGaaggctgttcattgactacagctcagcgttcaacaccataggccactccaagctcgtcaccaagctaaggaccctgggactgaacacctccctttgcaactggatcctggacttcctgatggaccgaccccaggtggtgagggtaggcaacatgcTTTGTACGGCAAATGCACCGCCCTCAATCGCATGGCACAACAGAGAGTAGTGTGGACAGCCAAATAcgtcactggggctgagctctctgccatccaggacctctatatcaggtgaCAGATGCGGAGATGCATCTTTTAAATGCAAACATTAGCTAGCCAAAACAGACAAGCCAACCCACCAACTGTCCTGCAACTAAGTGGGTAAAAACAACCAGGCTTATCCAATCAACAACTCAATGACTTATCAAAAAACACATAAAAACCTCTAATATATGTACAACATTAACAGAGATCTCCACTACCGTTGCAGATCATGGCCCACAGATCAGGTTAAAGACACTTACTGTATGAAAATAGACTTGGATGTATTTAGAGGTTTTATGATGAGTTGATGTTTGTGCAGACTGAATGAAATGTAGGAGCTGGATTAGATGACCCACAAACACAATGAACTactagattatatatatatatatatacagtggggctagaaagtatttagtcagccaccaattgtgcaagctctcccacttaaaaagatgagagaggcctgtaattttcatcataggtacatttacactatgacagacaaaatgagaagaaaaaaaaatactgaaaatcacattgtaggatttttactgaatttatttgcaaattatggtggaaaataagtatttggtcaataacaaaagtttatctcaatactttgttatataccctttgttggcaatgacagaggtcaaatgttatctgtaagtcttcacaaggttttcacacactgttgctggtattttggcccaatcctctatgcagatctcctctagagcagtgatgttttggggctgttgctgggcaacacggactttcgactccctccaaaaatgttctttggggttgagatctggagactggctaggccactccaggaccttgaaatgcttcttaggaagccactccttcattgcccgggcggtgtgtttgggatcattgtcatgctgaaagtccCAGccgtgtttcatcttcaatgcccttgctggtggaaggaggttttcactcaaaatctcacgatacatggcctcattcattctttcctttacacggatcagtcgtcctggtgcctttgcataaaaacagccccaaagcatgatgtttccacccccatgcttcacagtaggtatggtgttctttggatgcaactcagcattccttgttctccaaacacgacgagttgagtttttaccaaaaagttatattttggtgtcatctgaccatatgacattctcccaatcttcttctggatcatccaaatgctctctagcaaacttcagacaggcctggacatatactggcttaagcagggggacacgtctggcactgcaggatttgagtacctggcggcgtagtgtgttactgatggtaggctctgttactttggtcccaactctctgcaggtcattcactaggtccccccgtgtggttctgggatttttgctcaccgttcttgtgatcattttgaccccacgggtaagatcttgtgtggagccccagatcaagggagattatcagtggtcttgtatgttttccatttcctaataattgctcccacagttgatttcttcaaaccaagctgcttacctattgcagattcagtcttcccagcctggtgcaggtctacaattttgtttctggtgtccttgacagctctttggtcttggccatagtggagtttggagtgtgactgtttgaggttgtggacaggtgtcttttatactaataacaagttcaaacaggtgccattaatacaggtaacgagtggaggacagaggttaAATATCAACTGTCCATACTGTGATATCTAGTCATTCATAACAGAACATCAGGTTccataaatatatacattttataaATAAGATTAAAAAACGAATGGTCGAAAACATGATTTTCCAATATGGCCTATCATATCTTAAGAAAACGTCAAGATTTtagaaataaatacaaataatgtTGTGGTATTAAAAGCAATGGCACTTGTTTGATTAAATCATTCTAGTAGCTGCCACGAAGCAGATGTTTTCATATTTACAAATAAACACAAAAAGATAGCCATGCATACAAAACAAGTTGTCATTGAACAGAAATATTACAACATAAAACGCTCCATATCGAAGCAACCAATAACTCCAATATCACGAAGCAAAAATCCTCAAAATAAATGTCTCCAGCAAAGCAGTGCACATATGGAGTTATCCTTACTCCCCGTCATCTCACCCCTTTGTTATCCTAGTTTACATACAGCGTGTGGAACCCTAAACTTTCCCCTCAGACTCTGGATTCGCGGATATCATTGGAGAGCCCAGAGAGCTTCTCGTTGTTATGGGAACAGCTAAAGTCACATGAACAGGACTCTATGACCATGACGTCTTTGCTGAAAGTGTCTCCGTCCTCACAGCGGAAGCGAACGGCCACAGTCTGGGTCTGCTGAGGGGTGCAGCAGCGCCCGTCCAGGCAAGAACCACAGTACCTGGAGTGGAACTTCTTCACGCTGCTGCAGCCTGCATAGGTCAGCGTCACTGGACGGCTGGCCTTCGCAATGCCACTACACTTCTTACCCTTCTGTTGGTGAGAGCAGAACAAGAACAATATGAAACAAAATATTGATGTACTGGACATGCATGCGTTTCATCAAGTGATATCAGCATTGCTCCTGACGGTTCGATTCCCACATATACTCAATATATCTGTAGAAGTAATTTCGGATAAAAGCATCTGAAAAATGATCGTATAATGTATAGACGCATACCTTCAGGAATGAGTAGGATGACTGGGAGCATGGGCGGACCTCACAGAGACGAGTCACCTTCACCAGCTTGCACTGGCTGTTGTTGTTGGAGACCCTGGAGGAAACTCCTGTACCACAGGACTTAGAGCAGGGGGACCAGGCTGTGGTCTGAGCCACACACCTCCTGTTCCCCTTGGACATCAAGCGACTCTCAGTTTTACTCCTGAAAGCTGTGGGGAAAGATGGCAAGACGATTAGTCAATGTGCATTGGATGGGTCTCACAAAACTTGGACATGAGTTGAAATCTACATACAGATGGGGATAATAAATCACTTTTCCATTTAAACTCTCTGTCTGGATGTAtaccaaaaaaatgtatcaataTGAGCTCAATAATTACACAAACTGAACCATTGGAATAAACAGAGTTCCACTGACTCACCAGCTAAAGACTTGAGTCCTCCTCTGATGAAAGACACCAGCTCGTTTCTCTTTGTGAAGTCATCATCAGAATGCTTATCCTTGCGGCCATCTTTGCTGACCTTCTTGTCCACTGAggctttccccctctcctcaagGCATTCCAGCTCCTCAAAGCAGTGACCGGGCACTTTGACCAGCTTGGATATGGCACAGCCCAGTTTGGGCAGGGAGAGCTGCTGGGGGCACAGGGACACACACCCCAAGGCACCATCCATACATGTACACTGGTGCTTGCAGTTGGCAGTGAAGCTCTCTCCATTCTGGTAGATCTTGCTGTTGTACTCACAGGGTCTTCCATCTGATTTAGCTGTTTGGAGAAGCAGACAGGGAGACTGTTACAATGTGAGTCAAGTGTAATAATCTAATTATATAGAATGAACTGTAAATAAACCAAAAGCATAATTCCTCATTTGTAATTAACACGTTCATAACCGTAAATTCCTACAGGCAAACCCATTGGAGTCTGTACTAATTTGTAGAAGTTAGTGACCACAGCAGGGTATCAGTATTTCCAATACACTTgtatcatttttttttaatttaaccaggcaagttagttaagaacaaattcttatttacaatgaaggcctaccctggaacagtgggttaagtgccttgttcagaaTGAcggatttttactttgtcaactctgggattcgatctagcaacacTTTccattactggcccaacgctctaaccactaggctacctgccgccccaatcatACCTCGACAGATGCCTTTAGCTGTGCCATAACCAGCCCCAAAGTTGCACTCCAGTCCCTTGATGTGGTCGCATGGCTCTGTCTTGCTGCAGTCCTCATTGAGCTGCCTCTTGCAAGCTTTGCAGCATCCACAGCCATCTGGCACGAGGCTGATTCCTGGAGCGCACCTGGCTAACTCAGGAGGACATGAACATTCGGAGGGACAAGATGCAGATACctaaaataacaaaaacatgttATAAGATAAATTAATATTCATGTTATTACTTCTACAAATATTCACTTCATTTATGTTATTTATTCTACAAATACTGTACTGTAAAATGGAGTGAGGACTATCTAAATTAATCACCATCACCCACCCTCGGCATTGACAATCAAGCACGGATTTTAATTGTAGGTTAcgattaattaattaatatatCTTTTCTTACCGAAGTAAAACTCCCATAAAGGAAAAAAACTAAGGAAAGCATCAACATATTCATGTCTATTGAAATA from Oncorhynchus masou masou isolate Uvic2021 chromosome 3, UVic_Omas_1.1, whole genome shotgun sequence includes these protein-coding regions:
- the LOC135507848 gene encoding CCN family member 1-like → MNMLMLSLVFFLYGSFTSVSASCPSECSCPPELARCAPGISLVPDGCGCCKACKRQLNEDCSKTEPCDHIKGLECNFGAGYGTAKGICRAKSDGRPCEYNSKIYQNGESFTANCKHQCTCMDGALGCVSLCPQQLSLPKLGCAISKLVKVPGHCFEELECLEERGKASVDKKVSKDGRKDKHSDDDFTKRNELVSFIRGGLKSLAAFRSKTESRLMSKGNRRCVAQTTAWSPCSKSCGTGVSSRVSNNNSQCKLVKVTRLCEVRPCSQSSYSFLKKGKKCSGIAKASRPVTLTYAGCSSVKKFHSRYCGSCLDGRCCTPQQTQTVAVRFRCEDGDTFSKDVMVIESCSCDFSCSHNNEKLSGLSNDIRESRV